The Pelecanus crispus isolate bPelCri1 chromosome 23, bPelCri1.pri, whole genome shotgun sequence genome contains the following window.
ccctgtcctttttttttctctctggaatGCTCTGCGCTGCTCCCTGTCCTTTTCCTTGTGACAATCCATGTCctgcttcctttcctcctctttctctctccatccccTGTCCTTCTTCCtatctttctctgttttctcttctttccattgctctgtccctgctgcttgtttctcccctctgtcctgctccctgtccctttcttcctctcgctgtccctctgtcctgcttcctgtccccatcttttctgtctttatttttctgtcctgctgcctaTCACATTGTTTCTTGCTCTACaaccctgtccagctggctctACCTTTTATTTGTCCTCTCTCCCTGTTTCATGCTTCTCagccctcttttcctcttcctccatctcattgctgcttttttcccctttctcgGTCTCTTTGCCCACATCTGACCCTCCTTCTATTTCTTAGTCCTCTCTGTCCTGTTCACTCTCCAGTTTCTCTCTCCATCTGTACTGTTATGGATTTACACATGCCTGGCCACCATAACAGGGTCCAAGCCTAGGATGTCGCTGAGAATACAAAGGCTGAGTGAAGGTTTCCAATTAGTCTTTTATTAGTTCTTAGGTTACAGCTCGAGCTGGGTGCCTCCAGAGAGGGACCCCTACCCCAGTTCACACCTCTCAGTTATACCTGTACCACCCATCACCCGATTCCCAAGTCCAACCACAAGTCTAATCACTTAATTCTGGTCAGTGGTCTCTTGATTCACTGCCGCTTGGCTGGCCGCCTTCTGAAGTTACTGTGTTCTCTTGGCATTGTCTCCTTGGTCCTTACCTTCTTCATTCCGCTCATATCCGCTGAATTCAGTGACTtcttttgtggtgggttgaccctagCTGGttgccaagtgcccaccaaagccactctatctctcccctcctcagcgtgacgggggagagaaaatgctgcaaacagctcatgggttgaggtaaggacagggagagatcactcggcaattaccgtcacgggctGGACAGGCTCgactcagggaaattaatttattgccaatcaaacCAGAGtggggtaatgagaaataaaaccaaatcttaaaacaccttcccccaacccctcccttctttccggGCTCCacttcactcccagtttctctgctccttcccccgaGTGGCgcggggggatggggaatggtcagttcatcacgcgttgtctccgctgctccttcctccgcagggaaggactcctcacagtcttcccctgctccagcgtggggtccctcccacgggagacagttcttcacgaacttctccaacgtgggtccttcccacgagCTGCAGTTctccacgaactgctccagcgtgggtcccttccacggggtgcagcccttcaggagcagcctgctccagcgtgggtcccccatggggcgacaagccctgccagcaaacctgctccagcctgggctcctctctccacggggccacagctcctgccaggagcctgctccagcgtggacttcccacggggtcacagcctccttcaggcacatccccctgctccggcgggGGGTCCTCcgcgggctgcaggtgggtatctgctgcaccgtgggcctccatgggtgcaggggaacagcctgcctcaccctgagctgcaccaggggctgcaggggaatctctgctccgcgCCTGGAgcgcctcctccccctccttcactgaccttggggtctgcagagttATTTCTTTCATGCATTCTCACTCCTGCCTCTGGCTGCtcttgcacagcagtttttccccccttcttaaatatcttGTCACAAAGGCATGACCGTTGTCACTGGTTGGCTCAACCTTGGCGAGTGGCGGGTCTGTCttagagctggctggcattggctctgttggacctgggagcagcttctggcatcttctcacagaagccacccctgtagccccctcaCTACCACAgtcttgccatgcaaacccaatgcACCCTTTTGGCTCACTCTGGCAACCCGTCCTGCCTACGTGGTGCTCCTGCTTTGCCCTAatggtgctgctgccagcacccgtGAGGCCTTAGCATGAGCTGTGTTAGACAAAGTtggagcaggagctgaatgAACAGTCACAGACGTCAAAAGCACCTGCACGTCAGGGGCCTGACCCTGCCATAGCAGTTGATGTGACTCAAGTGACTACTCTAAAGTACTTCCAGATGCGAGGTGCTTGGTTCTGCCCTATCGGCCACTAAGCCACACATGACATCACAAGCGTCTGCGCAATGCAGGGGCCTCATCCTGCCTTATCAGCTACCCAGCCTCgagtgacatcacaagcacatGCAAAAGTTGAGGACCTGATCCTGTcaaagctgctcctcagccagcacTGACGTCATAAGCAGCTGCATGAGCCAGAGGCCTGACCCTGCATCATTTGCTACTCAGCCACATGTGATGTAACAAGAACCTGTGGCTGTCAAGAGCTTGATTCTGCTGTCTCAGACACTGAGctacaagtgaaaacaaaagcacctGCACAGGCGCCAAAAGGGTTGGTGGCACCCTTCCTTGCTCTGGCTGGCACCCATGGGGCGTGGGGGTGCCTGTCCCTTCCCCTGTCCAGGGAATGACCTGCAGAGGTTGCGGGTGACCTGACCCTGATCCTGGCCCTGAcatgtggggtttgggggtgccctgcccctgtgctggCCAAGACCCTTGGGGTTTGGAGgtgccctgcccctgtcctggccCTGACTCATGGAGTTTTGGGGTGCCCTGGCCTGGTACTGGCCCTtttgtgtggggtttgggggtgccctttccctgctgctgctgagactcCCTGGAATTTAGGGTGCACTGCCCCTTTCTAGGCCATGACCTGCAGGATCTGTGGTGGCCCTTGCCCTGTCTTGGCATAGAACTGCAGTGTCTGGGGGTGTCTGCCCGCCCCTGCTCTGGTCCTGACATGCAGAGTctgggggtgcccagccccTGTATTGGCTGTGATCcacagggtttggggtgccctgtccctgtctggtCCGTGACCCATGGGGTGCCCAGACTGTCTCCTGATGCTGACccatggggttttggggtgtcctGCCACTGGCCTGGCCCAGACCTGTAGGGTAGGGAGTGCCTTGCCCCTTTCATTTCCCTGACTCATGACATTTGGGGGTACCCTGCCCCTGTTTTGGCCCTGACCTGCAATTTTTCGGAGTGCTGTGCCCCTTTCCTGGCCCTGACCCAGGGGGTTTGTGGTGCCATGCCTCTGTCCTGGCCCTGACACGCGGGGTTTTGGGAAGGCTGTGCCCCTGTGCTGACCATGACATGGGGGATTTGagggtgccctgtccctgcccttgccttgatCAGCAATGTTTGGGGGTGCCCGTCCCGTGGCCTGGCCAAAACGGTCAGGGCTTGGGGGTGACCTTTGCTTGTCCTGCCCTGATGCACTGGATTTTGGGtaccctgcccctgtcctgtaCCGTCCCTCTGACTCAtggtgtttgggggtgccctgcccTTTCATTGCCCTGACCcacagggtttgggggtgccctgtccctgtcctggacctgacccatgaggttttggggttgaCCCATGGATTTTTGGGTttccctgtctctgtcctggCCCTGATCCACAGTCTTTTGGGGGTGCCCGGGCTCTGTACTGGCTGTGATCCGTGGGGTTTGGGGCCCCTGACCTGGCCACGACCCACAGGGATGTCAAGCTGCCTTGTCCCTGTCATGGCCCTGGCCTGCGAGGTTTGGGGTTCTCTACCCCTGTCTTGGCCGCTACAAGTGCGGTTTGGGGGTACTCTGCCCCTATACTGGCCCTGATCTGAGGTATTTTGGGGATCCCTGCCCCTGAACCTtgagctgtggggttttctggCCCCCTCTCTTTCCAGGACCAGCTTGGCTTGGGGGTGCCCTGCTCCCGTTCTGGACCTGATCCGCTGGGTTTGGTGTGCCCTGTGCCCGTCTGGGCCAATACCCGTGGCGTTTTGTGGTTCTTGGCCCTTGTTCTGACCCTGGGTGCCTTCTCACGGCCATCACCCGTAGGTTCGTGGTGCCCTGTGTCTGTTGTAGCTGAGACTCATGGGGTTTGGAGGTGCCTTGCCCCTGTCCCGGCCCTGACCTGTGCCGTTTGGGGGTGTCCTGCCCCAGTCCTGGCACCGACTCACGGGTTTTGGTGTTCTCTACTCCTGTCGTGGCTGTGACCCACAGAGTTTTGGGCTTTCCCTGCACCAGTCCTGGTCCTGATccatggggtttggggtgccctgtccctgtctgctCCACGACCTGCAGGGTTTGTGGATCTGCTGCCCCTGTCCTGGACCTGacctgcagggtttgggggtacCCTGCCCCTTTCCTGGGTCCATAGCTTCCTATTTAGGCCCTGAACACACTCTTTGGAGTGTGGCAGGATGAAACCACAATTTCTGTATGTCCAAACAGaaatatggcaaaaaaaaaaaatttttttgtacAGCATTTTTTAGGTGTATGGGGCCTGCACCGAGGCTTTGCTGCTTGACTCTGAAATTTAAGTATGATCTTTTAAGGGCTCACTGCCCACcactaaacattaattttactatttttgcaTAGCAAAACACAGCGATTTTTAGGTTGGAGCCGACCCCAgttgtcagagcagggctgcataTTGCTGCCCCATCCTGGCGGGACCCAGGCGATAGCAGTTTTGGGGGATGTCACCCCAAAACGTGGCTTGGGGCCATGTTTTTGCCCCGtcccagtgaaataaatatgggaaaatatttggCAGAAACATTCTTCCTTGGAGAtgctccttttctccttgtctCTGCCTTCCCCTAGGGCTTGCTAAAACCCATCCCTCTGTGCCCCAAATTCTTTTGAGGCCTCTGTCCACTCTGGGTGCCCCCTTTGGGTAACCCCCAGCCCTTTTGGGTGCCGCCCATGTGCCCCTTTGGATGCCCCTCCCATGTGCCTCCATGCCCCTTTGGGTAACCCTCAGGCCCCTTTCGGTGTCCCCTGTCTCCCTCTTGGGTGTCCCCCAGCCTTCTTTGGCTATGCCCCCATCCATGTCCCTCCATGCCCCTCTGGGTgctccctggagccccccagtcccctcccagtgcctttTGGGCCCCCCCAGagccttttccctccctgccaccccccaggGACAGAGGCCCTGGGGTTCCTCACCACTCATCCCCATCGCCATGGGGACAgtgcccccatccccacccccatcccctggggtGTCCTCATCCTCCTTAAGGGCCCCTGGCCAGCGCTGGCCCCATGCCCCGGGCCTGATGGGCTTCCGCAGCTGCTACCGCAATGGAGGAGACGTGAGTGCCTCTGGGGGCTCCCGGCATACCCCCCACCGCTGGCTCCCCCCTGAAGCCCCGCTGTTTCCCCCAGGGTGCCCTCGGTGGAAGCTTATGAAGCGGCCATGGTGCTGAGCGGGGTGGGGGACGCGCTTGGGTACCGGGGGGGCCGCTGGGAGTATTGCACCTCGGGACCCCAGATCCACGCCgagctggctgagctgggggggctggaggccATCACCCTTGAGCCCCCCGAGTGGCCTGTCAGTGATGACACCGTCCTCCACCTCGCGACTGCTGAGGGCCTGGCCACAGGTTGGGGAGCGGGGGCCGCAGGGGTCTCCATTGCACCCCACAGATGCAGGGGAGGGTCCCCAGGGGATGGCGTCCCCATTGTACCCCAGGGCCCACAGCGGAGTGTTccaggggggtggggtgtcccTATTACACCCCTGGGCTGCATGCGGGTTCCCTGGGGCGGGGGTTGGAGGTCCCTGTTGTATGCCTTGGGCTGCATggtgggggtctggggtggtGTTGGGGGTCCCCTTTGTGCCCCTGGGCTGtatggggggggtccctggggaggtttTGGGCTCCCTGTTATACCTCTGAGCTGCCTGGGGGGGTTTCTGAGGGGGTTCAGGGGTCCCTGTTATACACCTGACCCAGGCTGGAGGGTCCCTGGGAGGGGCTTTTGGggtccccagccagccctgtagggggtttgggggcatcCTAATTCCACCCCCCTTTTAGGGCCTCCAGGGAGGCTCCctatttcccctcccccccaaaaaaaattggggggggtgtccccatttccccttggaggggtgtgtgtgtcctatttttccccacagtttgTGGGAATTTGTGTTCCCTGTCCTCCTATGCTGGGTGTTGGGGGAGAGCTCATTTCCCCCTCCCAATTTTGGGGGCCCGGAGGGGGTGGTTATCCCTTGCCCACCCGATTTGGGGTGCTCAGGAGGATTGCCCATTTCTCTTgacttttggggtgtttgtggATGCTGTCCCACTTCCCCTCCTGTTGGGGGTGTGCGTGGGGGATGTCACCCTTCCCCTCCAGTgttggcacccatgggtggtgtccccttttcccttcagaaCTGAGGCATCCATGGGGGGGTGTCATCCTTTCCCTTTAGTTTTGGGGGGTCCATGGGGGgtgtccccttttccctccactTTTGGGAGTCCATGGGGGGTGTCATCTTCCCCTTGAGTTTTGAGGGGTGCATGGggcctttccctcccctccagttTGGGTGACCCAGGGGGGTCTCCAGTACCCGCCCCGGCCAGGCCTGGAGGGGGAACccctcctgcaggagctggctcgCCGCTACGTGGCTGCCATGGGTGACATGGAGGGCCGCAAGCCGGGGCCCACCAGCATACTGGGTGAGTGGGGTCCGAGGGTCTGGGGGGAGTCAGAGGGTGTCAGGGGGTCTCACGCCCCCGACCCCCCCAGGCACCTCACAGCTGCGGCCTGGGGAGCCCGAGGGCTATCGCATCCCCTTCAACCCCACCGGcactggctgtggggctgccatGCGTAGCCTGGCCATCGGCCTCAGGTAGGGCCAGGGACacaggaaagggggggggggggatggggacatggggggtcACACGGGGACGGGAGGGATGGAGGTATCAGagctgggggcacagggacaggatggggatggggatatGGGAGTGTCAgagctggagggatggggacaggagggtgtcggggctggggacacaggggtgtcagagctggaagggagagggacacggaggggacagggctggggacacaaGGCTGTCAGacctggggggggtggggacatggggagacAGGGACAAggggggggatggggaggacatagggatggggacacgggggtgtcAGAGCTTGGGGGATAGGGACATGGGGGTGtcagagctggagggaaggggacatggggtgctggggaatgggggtaacagggacatgggggtgtaAAAGGTGGGGGAATGGGGACACAGAGGAGAATGGGGACATGGCGGGTGTTGGAGCTGGAGAGGACAAGGACCGTGGATTGGGgatgtgctggtgctggtgctggtgctggtgctggtgctgggaggccagggacagtggggttggggggggcggggatgTCTGAGCTGGGGGAGTGGGGACAGGGAGCCCTAGGGACGGAGGACAGCAATAGGGAGGAGGGGACATAGGGGTCACAGGGCAGATGAGAGGGGGACATGGAGGTGGCAGGGCcaggggggatggggacagcagggacaagGACGGTGGGGACGAGGGTGGCATGGTGGGGATAGGGACGAGGCTGGGGATaggggcacagggagggggcaggggaggacGGGGACAGGGCTGATGCCACTGCAGGTACCCGCATGCCTGGGAGCTGCCGATGCTGAGCCGGGTGAGCATCGAGAGTGGACGCATGACCCACCAACCCCCCACCGGTGGGTGTCAGGCCTTGGGGgacaggggaggaggggacactGGGGCGCCTCTGAaacccctgtccccacagggtACCTCGGCGCTCTGGCGGTGGCCCGCTTTGGGGCTttgggggctcgggggggtgGCCCAGAGCGCTGGGGGGCCGAGCTGCTGCGGGTCCTGCCCCTTGCATGGGACTACGTGGAGGGTGCCGGCGTGGCCGTGGGTGACAATGCTGCCGCCTGGCCCTTCTTCAGGGACACCTGGCACCGGTGAGGGGGTACTGGGAGGGTTCTGTGGGGTCACTGGGAGGGGTTGGTGAGGATActggggggggctcagggggtcACTGGTGTCACTGGTGCCCGCAAAGTGCTCTCTGCTGGACAGCCGcagcccagtgccccccagtgtcACTGGTTACCCCAGTGACACCAATGACCCCAATGTCTCCAGTGTCCCTGGTGACCCCGGTGTCCCTGGTGACCCCAATAtccccagtgaccccagtgtccccatgtcctcaaTGATTCCAGTGTTCCCAGTGACCTcaatgtccccatgtcctcgCAGGTACCTGGAATCCTGGGGGCTTCTGGAGGGTCATGGCCCGCCACGGGTGCCATCCCTTCCGTCACCAGCCGAGCGGGATGCGGCATacctgggctgggtgctggagggGTGGCCAGGCCGCAGCGGCCATGACGTGCCCATGGTGGCCCTGGAGgccctgctggcagctggcagATGCTGGGAGGACCTCTGTACCGGGGGGTGCTGCATGGTGGGGACAGCGATTCGACGGGGACCattgctgctgggtgctgggggctgcggggggggctGGCGTCTGTCCCACCTGGGCTGCACTGCTGCCTTGAGCACCGTGGGCAGCTGCGCGATGCTGCCCACCGC
Protein-coding sequences here:
- the LOC142595836 gene encoding LOW QUALITY PROTEIN: ADP-ribosylhydrolase ARH1-like (The sequence of the model RefSeq protein was modified relative to this genomic sequence to represent the inferred CDS: inserted 1 base in 1 codon); this encodes MEETVPSVEAYEAAMVLSGVGDALGYRGGRWEYCTSGPQIHAELAELGGLEAITLEPPEWPVSDDTVLHLATAEGLATGLEGEPLLQELARRYVAAMGDMEGRKPGPTSILGTSQLRPGEPEGYRIPFNPTGTGCGAAMRSLAIGLRYPHAWELPMLSRVSIESGRMTHQPPTGYLGALAVARFGALGARGGGPERWGAELLRVLPLAWDYVEGAGVAVGDNAAAWPFFRDTWHRYLESWGLLEGHGPPRVPSLPSPAERDAAYLGWVLEGWPGRSGHDVPMVALEALLAAGRCWEDLCXRGVLHGGDSDSTGTIAAGCWGLRGGLASVPPGLHCCLEHRGQLRDAAHRLHALAWGRC